In Tsuneonella dongtanensis, a single window of DNA contains:
- the lepA gene encoding translation elongation factor 4 produces the protein MTDLQRIRNFSIIAHIDHGKSTLADRLIQATGGLTDREMSEQVLDNMDIEKERGITIKAQTVRLSYTAKDGETYELNLMDTPGHVDFAYEVSRSLAACEGALLVVDAAQGVEAQTLANVYQSIEHDHEIVPVINKIDLPAAEPEKVKAEIEDIIGLDASEAVLTSAKSGIGIADVLEAVVAKIPPPKGDRTAPLKAMLVDSWYDPYLGVVILVRVIDGVIRKGLQVKFMQGGTEHLIDRVGAFTPKRIDLPEIAAGEIGFITAQIKEVEQARVGDTITTVKSGATQALPGYKEVQPVVFCGLFPVDAADFEKLRESIAKLRLNDASFSYEMESSAALGFGFRAGFLGLLHLEIIQERLSREYDLDLITTAPSVVYRLQLGKSRTEDAKEIMLHNPADWPDQNRIETVEEPWIKATIYTPDEYLGSILKLCQDRRGIQTGLTYVGGRAQVTYELPLNEVVFDFYDRLKSISRGYASFDYEQIGLREGDLVKMNILVNNEPVDALSLIVHRANAEARGRGMCERLKDLIPRHLFKIPIQAAIGGKVIARETIAALRKDVTAKCYGGDITRKKKLLEKQKKGKARMREYGNVSIPQEAFIAALRMGEE, from the coding sequence ATGACCGACCTTCAGCGCATACGCAATTTCAGCATCATAGCCCACATCGACCATGGGAAGTCGACGCTCGCCGACCGGCTGATCCAGGCGACTGGCGGGCTGACCGATCGCGAGATGTCCGAGCAAGTGCTTGATAACATGGACATCGAGAAGGAGCGCGGGATCACGATCAAGGCGCAGACGGTGCGCCTTTCCTACACCGCGAAGGACGGTGAGACCTACGAGCTCAACCTGATGGACACGCCCGGCCACGTCGACTTCGCCTACGAGGTCAGCCGCAGCCTTGCTGCGTGCGAGGGGGCGCTGCTGGTCGTGGACGCCGCGCAAGGGGTCGAGGCGCAGACGCTCGCCAACGTCTACCAGTCGATCGAGCACGACCACGAGATCGTCCCCGTCATCAACAAGATCGACCTGCCCGCCGCCGAGCCGGAGAAGGTCAAGGCCGAGATCGAGGACATCATCGGCCTCGACGCCTCCGAGGCCGTCCTCACCTCCGCCAAGTCCGGCATCGGCATCGCCGACGTGCTCGAGGCGGTCGTCGCCAAGATTCCGCCCCCCAAGGGCGATCGCACCGCGCCGCTGAAGGCCATGCTCGTCGACAGCTGGTACGATCCCTACCTCGGCGTGGTCATCCTCGTGCGGGTGATCGACGGGGTCATCCGCAAGGGCCTCCAGGTCAAGTTCATGCAGGGCGGGACCGAGCACCTGATCGACCGCGTGGGCGCCTTCACCCCCAAGCGCATCGACCTGCCCGAGATCGCCGCGGGCGAGATCGGCTTCATCACCGCCCAGATCAAGGAGGTGGAGCAGGCCCGCGTAGGCGACACCATCACCACGGTGAAGAGCGGGGCGACCCAGGCGCTGCCCGGCTACAAGGAAGTGCAGCCGGTCGTCTTCTGCGGCCTGTTCCCGGTCGACGCGGCGGACTTCGAGAAGCTGCGCGAGAGCATCGCCAAGCTGCGCCTCAACGACGCGAGCTTCTCCTACGAGATGGAGAGCAGCGCGGCCCTTGGCTTCGGCTTCCGCGCCGGCTTCCTCGGCCTCTTACACCTGGAGATCATCCAGGAACGCCTCAGCCGCGAATACGACCTCGACCTCATCACCACCGCGCCCTCGGTCGTCTACCGCCTCCAGCTCGGCAAGAGCCGGACCGAGGACGCGAAGGAGATCATGCTCCACAACCCCGCCGACTGGCCCGACCAGAACCGGATCGAGACGGTCGAGGAACCGTGGATCAAGGCGACGATCTACACCCCCGACGAATACCTCGGCTCGATCCTCAAGCTGTGCCAGGACCGGCGCGGCATCCAGACCGGCCTGACCTACGTCGGCGGCCGCGCGCAGGTGACCTACGAGCTGCCGCTGAACGAGGTGGTGTTCGATTTCTACGACCGGCTGAAGAGCATCAGCCGCGGCTATGCCAGCTTCGATTACGAGCAGATCGGCCTGCGCGAAGGCGACCTCGTGAAGATGAATATCCTCGTCAACAACGAGCCGGTCGACGCGCTGAGTCTCATCGTCCACCGCGCCAACGCCGAGGCACGCGGCCGCGGCATGTGCGAGCGGCTGAAGGACCTCATCCCCCGCCACCTGTTCAAGATCCCCATCCAGGCCGCGATCGGCGGCAAGGTGATCGCCCGCGAAACGATCGCCGCCCTGCGCAAGGACGTGACCGCCAAGTGCTATGGCGGCGACATCACGCGCAAGAAGAAGCTGCTGGAGAAACAGAAGAAGGGCAAGGCGCGGATGCGGGAGTATGGCAACGTGAGCATTCCGCAGGAGGCGTTTATTGCGGCGCTTAGAATGGGGGAAGAGTGA
- a CDS encoding sce7726 family protein encodes MAGGRGAPAELSPSTTRLCRGGTCHLVARDYQPLNMDEVQIKAEVLNLIRSQSTRRRRPVVATEFQILKGQTRADLAILDDEFIGVEIKSKKDTLKRLVKQTNDYRNCFDRTVLVLDESHLLAYLGIKLPFCDVWTFDENKNLRQFSEGRHERVPDENLYRMLTLKEREMAFRDARFSGWSQREIFLHFFKLKFGPTSDQFWKSVGRRKILRHDIQLLSRFREIRLKAEKNVAARDEEWAAWLQAQNIEP; translated from the coding sequence ATGGCCGGGGGCAGGGGAGCCCCTGCCGAGCTGAGCCCTTCGACAACGCGGCTTTGCCGCGGCGGGACTTGCCATCTGGTAGCGCGCGATTATCAGCCCCTCAACATGGATGAGGTGCAGATCAAAGCTGAAGTTCTCAACTTAATCCGAAGCCAATCGACGCGGCGCAGGCGGCCCGTGGTGGCTACGGAATTCCAGATACTGAAGGGCCAAACCCGCGCTGATCTCGCGATTCTCGATGACGAGTTCATCGGCGTTGAAATTAAGTCAAAAAAGGACACGCTAAAACGACTCGTAAAACAAACTAACGACTATCGTAATTGTTTTGACAGAACAGTTTTGGTTTTAGATGAATCGCATCTTTTAGCTTACCTTGGTATTAAACTTCCATTCTGCGACGTGTGGACATTCGACGAGAACAAGAATCTTAGGCAATTTAGCGAAGGACGTCACGAGCGCGTTCCGGATGAAAACCTTTACCGCATGCTCACGCTTAAAGAGCGAGAAATGGCTTTCCGAGATGCGCGCTTCAGCGGGTGGTCGCAGCGGGAAATTTTTCTCCATTTCTTCAAGTTGAAGTTCGGCCCTACAAGCGATCAATTCTGGAAATCGGTCGGAAGGCGAAAGATTCTTCGCCATGACATCCAATTGCTAAGCAGGTTCCGCGAAATCCGACTGAAGGCAGAGAAAAACGTTGCGGCCCGAGATGAGGAGTGGGCAGCGTGGCTTCAAGCTCAGAACATCGAGCCCTGA